The nucleotide sequence gttgagtgtttacagttacagagcccacgggcagtgttgagtgtttacagttacagagcccacgggcagtgttgagtgtttacagttacagtgcccaggggcagtgatgtgagtgtttatagttacagtgcccacgggcagtgatgagtgtttacagttacagagcccacgggcagtgatgtgagtgtttacagttacagtgcccacgggcagtgttgagtgtttacagttacagagcccacgggcagtgttgagtgtttacagttacagtgcccaggggcagtgatgtgagtgtttacagttacagagcccacgggcagtgatgtgagtgtttatagttacagtgcccacgggcagtgttgagtgtttacagttacagtgcccaggggcagtgatgtgagtgtttacagttacagagcccacgggcagtgatgtgagtgtttacagttacagtgcccacgggcagtgttgagtgtttatagttacagtgcccacgggcagtgttgAGTGTTTctagttacagagcccaggggcagtgatgagtgtttacagttacagagcccacgggcagtgttgagtgtttacagttacagagcccacgggcagtgatgtgagtgtttatagttacagtgcccacgggcagtgttgagtgtttacagttacagtgcccaggggcagtgatgtgagtgtttacagttacagagcccacgggcagtgatgtgagtgtttatagttacagtgcccacgggcagtgtttagtgtttatagttacagtgcccacgggcagtgttgagtgtttacagttacagtgcccaggggcagtgatgtgagtgtttatagttacagtgcccacgggcagtgatgtgagtgtttactgaTATTGAGCTGTGCTCGGAGGTGATGCAGATAACGAGTGAAGTTTTGTTTTGGCTCTGGGCTCGGGTGGGTGGGATCGTGTTGGGAGGGATCGTGCGGGGAGGGATCGTGTTGGAAATGTTGTGACTACTTTTATGCTGGGGTTGTCCTATCCTTGAAATGACTCTTTCGCAGGTATCGTTCCTTCATGAAACCTCGATACAAGATTGCATACAAAATGGTAACGGAAATGGAGTGGAGGTGTTGCCATGGTTACTCTGGAGATGACTGTTCAGTTGGTCCAACAGGGCAGACTGAGGTGGGGACTCAGAGGCCACAACAGTTGTCTCGAGCAGATTCCAGGCCTGGAACAAAACAACCAGCAAGGTCACCGGCTGAAGGTAAGAGAAACCAGCTAATGGCCATTTGGAAGAGGCCAGCTCTGTCCCCCAACCCAAGGGCAGATGGGCTCCCATTATATAGAGCTGCCTGTTTCTGTTTTCACCAAACACCcaggattgacgacagaagacagagggtggttgtagagggttgtttttcaaactggaggcctgtgaccagcggtgtgcctcagggatcggtgctgggtccgctgtaatttgttatttatattaatgatttggatgagaatttaggaggcatggttagtaagtttgcagatgacaccaagattggtggcattgtggacagtgaagaaggttatctcggattgcaacgggatcttgataaattgggccagtgggccgatgaatggcagatggagtttaatttagataaatgtgaggtgatgcattttgggagatcaaatcgggccaggacctactccgttaatggtagggcgttggggagagttatagaacaaagagatctaggagtacaggttcatagctccttgaaagtggagtcacaggtggatagggtggtgaagaaggcattcagcatgcttggtttcattggtcagaacattgaatacaggagttgggatgtcttgttgaagttgtacaacacattagtaaggccacacttggaatactgtgtacagttctggtcaccctattatagaaaggatattattaagctagaaagagtgcagaaaagatttactaggatgctaccgggacttgatggtttgacttatagggagaggttggatagactgagacttttttccctggagagtaggaggttaaggggtgatcttatagaagtctataaaataatgaggggcatagataaggtagatagtcaaaatcttttcccaaaggttggggagtctataacgagggggcatagatttaaggtgagaggggagagatacaaaagggtccagaggggcaattttttcactcaaagggtggtgagtgtctggaacgagctgccagaggcagtagtagaggcgggtacaattttgtcttttaaaaagcatttggacagttacatgtgtaagatgggtatagagggatatgggccaagtgcaggaaattgggactagcttagtggtataaactgggcgacatggacgtgttgggccgaagggcctgtttccatgttgtaaacttctatgattctatgattctatctctctgTTCATCCGTACCCTTCACTCTCTTTCCACTGTGTGGTTTTTACAGGTAAAACTGACTCTGATAAATCCCATCAGATGGAAGAGAAGCTTCAGAGTTTGACCCAGGAAATCCACAACCTGCAGTCCACCATTCGAGggatgaatgagaaattccaggAGGAGATACGGAGAGCGATTGAGACGGCAGTAAACGGGAAGCAACCGGCAGATTCTGCGGCACAGCCGGAGATGAAGGAGACCATCAGTGAGATTCAGAGGAAGCTCGATCAGATCCACAACCGAGTGAGAGAACACGATGGAGAGATCAACCTCTTAAACACCATCAAACCAGCCGGGAGTCCGTCCGATACTGGCCAGAAGTTTTCTGATCTGAAGGGAGAGCTTGTGAAGGAGGTGGAGCGCCGGATGCATTCAACATGTTTCTCCTGTCGAGCTGACATCGAGCTTCTTCGTCAGCAGCAAGAGGAGGATAGTCACAGGCTGCGAGAACTGGCCAGAATATTCAATGGCACCGAGCAACACAATCGGCATCTGATAGAAAACATGCACAAGCACATCAGTGGGATGTCTGGATCTGTGGCAAACCCCTGCTGTGGAGACATAGACAGCACAAAGGCAAAGGTGGAGGATGTGGAGAGGAAGCTGGTGTCTGTATCTGGTGTGGTGGCTAGTTTGAATCGGAAATTGAACCAGCAGCTCCCTGGTACATCCTCAGGGAGCAGCACCCAATGGGATGACCAGCTCCATAAAAGATTCCAAGATATTGAACAAAGACTGAACCTGACTGAGAAAAGTGTTGAGAAGCGTCTCCAGTCACATCTCAACAATCTGAGGCATGAATTTGAGGATAGAGTCCATGGGAATGAGGAGAGGCTCAACACAGTGGTGTCTGTTCTGGGCAATGGTACAGCCTTTGATGATTGGCTGCGAGACACAGTCACTGGTTTAGGTGAGGATGTTGGAAAGTTGAAGAAGATGGTGGGACCAGATGGGAAGAACCTGGGGACAGTGGTGTCTCGTGTCCATGAGCTGGAATCCAAGGTACACCAGGCTGTCAATGGCTGTGCTCAAATCTGTAGCTCTGCCCATGTCACTGTCACACACGATGACCAAAATACCTCTGAGATGGTGGACATTTTAACGAAGCTTCAGAGGAAGATTGTGGAGAACGAGGTTAATGTTCGAAACACTGGGTCACGTGTACATAACCTTACAGTGGGAGGTGGTTCATTCAGGAACATGCTGCAACAGTTTGAACAGCAAGTCGAAAAGCTGAGTTCATTAGTTCATTCTAATGAGGACCGACTGAACCTAATTAGCCACAAACTCGGGGACTTGGAGAGCAAACTGCAGACTTCCATTGAGACCAGTTTTACAGTGTGTAACTCCATTCAAGGTGAAGTCCTTCTGGGGAGGAATGAAACTGACAGACAAGTTAACAAACTGATGGAGGAGCTGGACAAAGTGAAGGAGAGAGTCAGCCATTCTGGGGACACCTGCAGTTCTACTTGCTCAGCAATTCAGAAAGAGTTGGACAGGTTAAAAGAGGACCTCAGGGACCCTGCCAAACATTATATGGACCTGCTGTTTAAAATGGAAACCTTCAATAAGACTCTCAACAGGTTTGGAATGTTCGGTGGCAATTTGGGCATTGACCTTAGCTCGATGCAGGGAGAGCTGAGGGATGTCACAATGACCTTCAATTCAGTCAATAGAACCTTGAAGATCCTTCAAGACTTTGTTGATCAGCAGGGCCACAATATAGATATACTGAACACAACATTCTCCAAGAATACCAACCGACTGATTACAAATATCACCAGGATCCAGGAGGAGGTGACTGACCACATTGAGGACTCTGGCGATAAGTTCATTAATTTTCAGAATGAGATCAGGAAGTTCAGTAGCCACATGGTTGTAGAGATCGATGGGTGTAAGCACTCTAGTGAGGGGCTTGGAGAACGAGTGTCCAAACTGGAGAATGTCTGCGTCAAGCTGGATTCTGTCTCACAGAGTCTGAAGAAGATCAAAGAGGGCTTAAACAAACATGTTTCTAGCCTGTGGAACTGTTTGCGGGAGTTGAATGCCACACTGCAGATACACTCAGGGATGTTGGATAATAtccagaacactcacctggatatCATATATCAGCAGATCACAGTCCTGAACCAGTCCATGGCTGAGATACGCACTGAAATTCACAACTTCACAATTCAGGACTTCATTGGTGAGTAGCACTGAATAATGAGAGATAGAACCAACATACCTCACTGTttctactgtcccatcaaacactcccaagggcagttacagcacgggttagatacagagtaaagctccctctacactgtcccatcaaacactcccagggcaggtacagcacgggttagatacagagtaaagctccctctacactgtcccatcaaacactcccagggcaggtacagcacaggttagatacagagtaaagctccctcttcactgtcccgtcaaacactcccacggcaggtacagcacaggttagatacagagtaaagctccctcttcactgtcccgtcaaacactcccagggcaggtacagcacaggttagatgtagagtatcttagaatggttacagcacagaaggaggccattcggcccatcgagaccatgctggctttctgtaagagcaatcgagttagtcccattcccccgctctttccccatagccctgcaaattcttttccttcatgtatttatccaattcctttttgaaagccacgattgaatctgcttccaccaccctttcaggcagcgcattccagatcataacaactcactgcgtaaaaaagctttttcctcatgtcatctttggtacttttgccaatcaccttaaatctgtgtcctctgattctcgagccttctgccaacgggaatagtttctcttcatttactttatctaaacccttcatgattttgaatatttctatcaaatctcctctcaaccttctctgctctaaggagagcaaccccactttctccagtctctccatgtaactgaaatccctcatccctggaaccattctagtaaatcttttgtaaggccttcacatccttcctaaagtgcggtgcccagagctggacacaatactccagttgtggctgagccagtgttttataaaggttcaacataactgccttgcttttgtactctatgcctctattataaagcccagtatcccgtatgcttttctaaccactttctcaacctgcccttcaaagatttgtgcacatatacccccaggtctctctgttcctgcaccccgtttggaattgtaccatttagtttatattgcctctcctcattcttcctgccaaaatgtatcacttcgcatttttctgcgttaaatttcatctgccacgtgtccgcccatgccaccagcctgtctatatcctcttgaagtctatcactatcctcctcactgttcactacactttcaagttttgtgtcatctgcaaattttgaaattgtgtcctgtacgcccaagtccaagtcattaatatatatcaagaaaagcagtggtcccagcaccaagtaAGGCTTCCTCTCACCCACTGAGTTAACGAGACACCCATCGAGCTGGTTATCTATCAGGTCGAGAGAACTGAGTAAGTCAAACATTTCCAGTAACCATTCAGACATCTGgggctaaattttaaccccacaaatgggtgggttgggggctggtgggaagggaaaaattgtaaaaatgtaaaccccgcctccaacccgcctggagggtcagtaaaatcttttaaggaggtctccattttaacagcatttttatttttaacgactgggggccaggattcctgggcctgcGACTTCACGCCACGTTAGAggaaagtgcctttattgcactgcttgtgggcccagaggagcaggagtgtttcccccaggcccaacaagccgaccTGTAGTGATCCCACACTCATGATCGGCTGACgcccccccgacgatctccgacACCCTCCCCCTGCCCAGAGCAATCTCCGACGCTGcgccccccccgcgcgacctccgacgccgcccccaccccgcgcgacctccgacgccgcccccaccccgcgcgacctccgacgccgcccccaccccgcgcgacctccgacgccgcccccaccccgcgcgacctccgacgccgcccccaccccgcgcgacctccgacgccgcccccaccccgcgcgacctccgacgccgcccccaccccgcgcgacctccgacgccgcccccaccccgcgcgacctccgacgccgcgcccccccgcgcgacctccgacgccgcgcccccccgcgcgacctccgacgccgcgccccccccgcgcgacctccgacgccgcgccccccccgcgcgacctccgacgccgcgccccccccgcgcgacctccgacgccgcgcccccccgcgcgacctccgacgccgcgccccccccgcgcgacctccgacgccgcgccccccccgcgcgacctccgacgccgcgccccccccgcgcgacctccgacgccgcgcccccccgcgcgacctccgacgccgcgcccccccgcgcgacctccgacgccgcgccccccccgcgcgacctccgacgccgcgcccccccgcgcgacctccgacgccgcgccccccccgcgcgacctccgacgccgcgcccccccgcgcgacctccgacgccgcgccccccccgcgcgacctccgacgccgcgcccccccgcgcgacctccgacgccgcgcccccccgcgcgacctccgacgccgcgcccccccgcgcgacctccgacgccgcgccccccccgcgcgacctccgacgccgcgccccccccgcgcgacctccgacgccgcgccccccccgcgcgacctccgacgccgcgcccccccgcgcgacctccgacgccgcgcccccccgcgcgacctccgacgccgcgcccccccgcgcgacctccgacgccgcgcccccccgcgcgacctccgacgccgcgcccccccgcgcgacctccgacgccgcgcccccccgcgcgacctccgacgccgcgcccccccgcgcgacctccgacgccgcgcccccccgcgcgacctccgacgccgcgcccccccgcgcgacctccgacgccgcgcccccccgcgcgacctccgacgccgcgccccccccgcgcgacctccgacgccgcgcccccccgcgcgacctccgacgccgcgcccccccgcgcgacctccgacgccgcgccccccccgcgcgacctccgacgccgcgcgccccccccgcgcgacctccgacgccgcgcgccccccccgcgcgacctccgacgccgcgcccccccccgcgcgacctccgacgccgcgcccccccccgcgcgacctccgacgccgcgcccccccccgcgcgacctccgacgccgcgccccccccgcgcgacctccgacgccgcgcccccccccgcgcgacctccgacgccgcgccccccccgcgcgacctccgacgccgcgcccccccccgcgcgacctccgacgccgcgccccccccgcgcgacctccgacgccgcgcccccccccgcgcgacctccgacgccgcgccccccccgcgcgacctccgacgccgcgccccccgacgccgcgccccccgacgccgcgccccccccgacgccgcgccccccccgcgcgacccccgacgccgcgccccccccgcgcgacctccgacgccgcgccccccgacgccgcgccccccccgaCGCCGCGCCCCCCGCGCGACCcccgacgccgcgccccccccgcgcgacccccgacgccgcgccccccccgcgccccccccgacgccgcgccccccccgcgCGACCCCCCCCCGCGCGCCCCCCGACTCCGCGCCCCCCGACTCCGCGCCCCCCGACGCCGCGCCCCCCGACGCCGCGACCCCCGACGCGCGACCcccgacgccgcgccccccccgcgcgacccccgacgccgcgccccccccgcgcgacgcccgacgccgcgccccccccccgcgcgacccccgacgccgcgcccccccccgcgcgacccccgacgccgcgccccccccgcgcgacccccgacgccgcgccccccccgcgcgacccccgacgccgcgccccccccgacgccgcgcccccccccgcgCACCACCCGAAGCCGcgccccccccgcgcgacctccgacgccgcgcccccccccgcgcgacctccgacgccgcgcccccccccgcgcgacctccgacgccgcgccccccccgcgcgacctccgacgccgcgccccccccgcgaggtgttcgtcatcattgatgacatgttgaaggctgcggagaacatggcgtagtttctccgctccggggaagtactggacgacgaagggtactctgttggttgcgtcccgtgttagtcttctgaggaggtctacgcgatttttcgctgtggcccgtcggaactgtcgatcgatgagtcgagcatcatatcccgttcttactagggcgtctttcagcgtctgtaggtgtccatcgcgttcctcctcgtctgagcagaccctgtgtattcgcaggtcctgtccataggggatggcctctttgacgtggttagggtggaagctggaaaagtggagcattgtgagattgtccgtgggcttgcggtagagtgaggtgctgaggtgcccgtctttgatggagattcgtgtgtccaagaaagaaactgattctgaggagtagtccatggtgagcttgatggtgggatggaacttgttgatgttatcgtgtagtctctttagtgattcctcaccgtgggtccatagaaagaaaatgtcgtcgatgtatctggtgtatagtgttagttggaggtcctgtgcagtgaagaagtcctgctcgaacttgtgcatgaaaatgttggcgtattggggtgcgaatttggtccccatggctgttccgtgtgtttgggtaaagaactggttattgaaggtgaagacattgtgatccaggatgaagcggatgagttgtaggatggcgtctggagattggctgttgttggtgttgagtattgatgctgtcgcagcgatgccgtcatcatgggggatactggtgtatagtgccgagacgtccatcgtggtgagaagtgttcctggttctgccactaagccagttttgtatccaaagtgccaaggcaccctggattccatgggctcgtaccttcttgaccagtctcctgtgggggactttatcgaaggccttactgaaatccatgtataccacatccactgcgttaccctcatccacacgcctagtcaccccctcaaaaaattcaatcaaattagtcagacatgatcttcccttgacaaagccatgttgactatccctgattaatccttgcttctccaagtggagactaattttgtccttcagaattttttccaataattttcctaccactgatgttaggctcactggcctgtagttccccggtttttccctactccccttcttgaataatggtactacattagcggttctccagtcctctggcacatccactgtggccagagaggttctgaatatatgtgtcagagc is from Heptranchias perlo isolate sHepPer1 unplaced genomic scaffold, sHepPer1.hap1 HAP1_SCAFFOLD_475, whole genome shotgun sequence and encodes:
- the LOC137313770 gene encoding EMILIN-1-A-like → MARMGVSGILCVLSLSYCAAGVNYPHRYSLYSGVSGYQTRLQTQASVGVRATSRHRNWCAFVVTRVVSCVIEDGVATYIKPEYQPCGWGQLQCPRAVMYRSFMKPRYKIAYKMVTEMEWRCCHGYSGDDCSVGPTGQTEVGTQRPQQLSRADSRPGTKQPARSPAEGKTDSDKSHQMEEKLQSLTQEIHNLQSTIRGMNEKFQEEIRRAIETAVNGKQPADSAAQPEMKETISEIQRKLDQIHNRVREHDGEINLLNTIKPAGSPSDTGQKFSDLKGELVKEVERRMHSTCFSCRADIELLRQQQEEDSHRLRELARIFNGTEQHNRHLIENMHKHISGMSGSVANPCCGDIDSTKAKVEDVERKLVSVSGVVASLNRKLNQQLPGTSSGSSTQWDDQLHKRFQDIEQRLNLTEKSVEKRLQSHLNNLRHEFEDRVHGNEERLNTVVSVLGNGTAFDDWLRDTVTGLGEDVGKLKKMVGPDGKNLGTVVSRVHELESKVHQAVNGCAQICSSAHVTVTHDDQNTSEMVDILTKLQRKIVENEVNVRNTGSRVHNLTVGGGSFRNMLQQFEQQVEKLSSLVHSNEDRLNLISHKLGDLESKLQTSIETSFTVCNSIQGEVLLGRNETDRQVNKLMEELDKVKERVSHSGDTCSSTCSAIQKELDRLKEDLRDPAKHYMDLLFKMETFNKTLNRFGMFGGNLGIDLSSMQGELRDVTMTFNSVNRTLKILQDFVDQQGHNIDILNTTFSKNTNRLITNITRIQEEVTDHIEDSGDKFINFQNEIRKFSSHMVVEIDGCKHSSEGLGERVSKLENVCVKLDSVSQSLKKIKEGLNKHVSSLWNCLRELNATLQIHSGMLDNIQNTHLDIIYQQITVLNQSMAEIRTEIHNFTIQDFIGIEGPPGTPGPPGPLGPHGPPGLPGPPGPLGPQGPVGLPGLAGSVGLQGEAGPPGQDAFVERVSFSAALTAPQLNPGTILFDKVLVNEGGHYDASTGLFTVPYDGRYLISAILTGHRNQRIEAVLAKSNTGLARIDSGGFQPEGLENRPVMGAQPVSGSLGIFNIILPLRQGDTVCIDLVTGKLANSDEPLTVFNGVLLYEDI